One Bacteroidales bacterium DNA segment encodes these proteins:
- a CDS encoding KTSC domain-containing protein, with protein sequence MKRIVEYRRLLNVSPDADLGGLKTSYRNLMKEWHPDKFIDDHVRKAEAEDISKNIIEAYHFLVSISPETRASNIEEYTYVTNNSIIDNYSYKGQTLTITFQDGSVYEYFGIPKNIYNKFLNSSAQVRFARRHIYHSYTYRVASKQTVKEAV encoded by the coding sequence ATGAAGCGAATTGTTGAGTACAGAAGATTACTGAATGTTTCACCTGATGCTGATTTGGGGGGCTTGAAAACGAGTTACCGTAATTTAATGAAGGAGTGGCATCCCGATAAATTTATTGATGACCATGTGCGTAAAGCCGAAGCGGAGGATATAAGTAAAAATATAATTGAAGCGTATCATTTCCTAGTTAGTATATCACCTGAAACTCGGGCATCTAATATAGAGGAGTATACCTATGTAACCAATAACTCAATAATTGATAATTATTCTTACAAAGGGCAAACCCTGACAATTACCTTTCAGGATGGGAGTGTTTATGAGTATTTTGGGATACCAAAGAATATTTATAACAAGTTTCTTAATTCATCAGCCCAAGTTAGGTTTGCCAGAAGACATATTTACCATTCATATACCTATAGAGTAGCAAGTAAACAAACAGTTAAAGAGGCAGTTTAA
- a CDS encoding HAD family phosphatase, whose product MQKLIFIPAKHLNIKNIIFDLGGVILNIDYNLTFQEFKRLGFENFDDVFKLAKQTGLFNNLDKGLITPQEFRNEIRLLAKKPLTDQQIDKAWNSLLLDFPIPRLKVLESVHKSYRTFLLSNTNQIHCEVYNRDLQKTYGVSDLSYFFDKIYYSHEIHIIKPDREAFQIILDQNKLLPEETLFIDDTEQHVEGAKAAGINAYFLKLKEGETIEGLFEILEVN is encoded by the coding sequence ATGCAAAAACTTATTTTTATACCTGCCAAACACCTGAATATCAAAAATATTATTTTCGATTTAGGTGGTGTTATTCTTAATATTGACTACAATCTTACTTTTCAAGAATTTAAGCGTTTGGGTTTCGAAAATTTCGATGATGTGTTTAAATTGGCAAAACAAACTGGGCTTTTTAATAATCTTGATAAAGGTCTTATAACACCACAAGAGTTTAGAAATGAGATTCGTTTGCTGGCTAAAAAACCATTAACGGATCAACAAATTGATAAGGCTTGGAATTCTCTTCTCCTCGATTTCCCGATTCCTAGACTAAAAGTGTTAGAAAGTGTTCACAAATCCTATCGAACCTTTTTATTAAGTAATACGAATCAGATCCATTGCGAAGTTTACAATCGTGATCTACAAAAAACTTATGGGGTAAGTGATCTCTCATACTTTTTTGATAAAATATACTACTCCCATGAAATTCATATTATAAAACCCGATAGGGAGGCATTCCAAATCATTCTAGATCAAAATAAATTACTACCTGAGGAAACCCTATTTATAGATGATACAGAACAACATGTAGAAGGGGCAAAAGCAGCTGGGATTAATGCTTACTTTTTAAAATTGAAGGAAGGAGAGACGATCGAGGGGCTATTTGAAATACTTGAAGTGAACTAG
- a CDS encoding class I SAM-dependent RNA methyltransferase produces MLSKGCIAECRGCKHREWTMEDSLQQKYAFLSSKLSTWDDILEPVVSVPDENRWGYRHKTTLNTRWDENGWHFGMISMDELIDIPDCPLHKPEVNEILNILKKFLPTGIEFPLGFYVQTSAQIVLIVKAKKVLNDYWLTDEVISALRQNGIQGFWIHYNPSAGRRLFEKAEWKLLFGQERSLDFNDLWYGPGAFQQLIPSLYNSSLDEALNFFSPLNKYSVADLYCGTGISMARWVKAGAKVLGVELGKEAVECAKLNVPDATVLRGACRQRVPQIRGWVNQQRDNGREVYLYINPPRTGIEQEVLDWIIGEGKPQRIAYLSCSAGTLSKNLVALTNNGYKVTRLIPYDFFPQTIHVECLALIEKE; encoded by the coding sequence ATGTTATCCAAAGGATGTATTGCTGAATGTAGAGGTTGTAAGCATCGTGAATGGACTATGGAGGATAGCCTTCAACAGAAATACGCATTTCTATCAAGCAAACTATCAACATGGGACGATATCCTAGAACCCGTTGTTTCTGTTCCCGATGAAAATCGCTGGGGATACAGACATAAAACCACTTTAAACACCCGATGGGATGAAAACGGTTGGCATTTTGGGATGATATCGATGGATGAGTTAATTGATATTCCAGATTGTCCTCTTCATAAGCCGGAAGTAAACGAAATTCTTAACATACTTAAGAAGTTTTTGCCTACTGGTATTGAGTTTCCATTGGGATTCTATGTTCAAACATCAGCCCAAATTGTATTGATTGTTAAAGCGAAGAAGGTTCTTAATGATTATTGGTTAACAGATGAAGTCATTTCCGCACTTCGACAGAACGGAATTCAGGGTTTTTGGATTCACTATAATCCTTCAGCGGGCAGGCGTTTATTTGAAAAAGCAGAGTGGAAATTACTATTTGGGCAAGAAAGATCATTAGATTTTAATGATCTTTGGTATGGCCCTGGAGCATTTCAGCAGTTAATCCCTAGTTTATACAACAGTTCATTGGATGAAGCACTAAACTTTTTTAGCCCTCTTAATAAGTATTCCGTTGCAGATCTTTACTGTGGCACAGGCATATCCATGGCTCGATGGGTAAAAGCAGGTGCTAAAGTTTTAGGTGTTGAACTTGGCAAAGAGGCCGTTGAATGTGCAAAACTCAATGTACCCGATGCAACTGTTCTAAGAGGTGCTTGTAGACAAAGAGTTCCACAGATTCGGGGGTGGGTGAATCAGCAACGGGATAATGGGAGAGAGGTATATCTTTACATTAACCCACCAAGAACAGGAATAGAGCAGGAGGTGCTTGATTGGATTATTGGCGAGGGAAAACCCCAAAGGATTGCTTACCTCTCATGCAGCGCTGGAACTCTTTCAAAAAACTTAGTTGCGTTAACAAATAATGGATACAAGGTTACACGACTAATCCCGTATGATTTTTTCCCACAGACAATCCATGTGGAGTGCCTAGCATTGATTGAAAAAGAATGA